In Rahnella variigena, one DNA window encodes the following:
- a CDS encoding DUF2627 domain-containing protein produces the protein MCGIFSIEVLSKDVHVEYRFSADSNLSASSSNDSSLSM, from the coding sequence ATGTGTGGCATTTTCAGTATAGAAGTTCTGAGTAAAGACGTTCACGTTGAATACCGCTTCTCTGCCGATTCTAATCTTAGTGCCTCAAGCAGTAACGACTCTAGTTTGTCTATGTAA
- the cspE gene encoding transcription antiterminator/RNA stability regulator CspE: MAKIKGQVKWFNESKGFGFITPADGSKDVFVHFSAIQGNGFKTLAEGQNVEFEIQDGQKGPSAVNVTAI; encoded by the coding sequence ATGGCAAAGATCAAAGGTCAAGTTAAGTGGTTCAACGAGTCTAAAGGTTTCGGTTTCATTACTCCTGCTGACGGTAGCAAAGACGTGTTCGTACACTTCTCTGCAATCCAGGGTAACGGCTTCAAAACTCTGGCTGAAGGCCAGAACGTAGAGTTCGAAATCCAAGACGGCCAGAAAGGCCCGTCAGCAGTTAACGTAACTGCAATCTAA
- the pgeF gene encoding peptidoglycan editing factor PgeF, protein MSDSSVLLSHIPGILHGFGDKESLLPAHLKAFEATRPEKKQVHGTRIVDVTQPGQDCGEADGFITSVPGILLAVFTADCLPVIFCRKDGKEVAAVHAGWRGLIDGILEEMAQLINQSGDTRDWVVAIGPAAQSCCYEVSQELVDTFMQQLDFPPALISPRHRHLDLAAIAEAKLQALGFAGIDHAGSCTICTTAGSTTEGTAFKYTSFRRNSHQRAKDPSHPGISGRNQQSGIMILR, encoded by the coding sequence ATGAGTGACAGCTCAGTTTTACTCAGCCATATCCCCGGCATTTTACATGGCTTCGGCGATAAAGAATCCTTGCTCCCTGCTCATCTGAAAGCCTTTGAAGCCACACGACCGGAAAAGAAACAGGTTCATGGCACCCGGATTGTGGATGTAACTCAGCCCGGACAGGATTGCGGCGAAGCTGACGGGTTTATCACCTCCGTACCCGGTATTCTGCTGGCCGTCTTTACCGCGGACTGCCTGCCGGTGATTTTTTGCCGCAAAGATGGCAAGGAAGTGGCCGCGGTTCACGCGGGCTGGCGGGGACTTATCGACGGTATTCTGGAGGAAATGGCGCAACTGATTAATCAGTCGGGTGATACCCGTGACTGGGTTGTGGCCATCGGTCCTGCAGCGCAGTCTTGCTGTTACGAAGTCAGTCAGGAGCTTGTGGATACATTTATGCAACAACTCGACTTCCCCCCTGCCCTGATTTCGCCGCGTCATCGTCACCTTGATCTGGCTGCGATTGCAGAAGCTAAACTACAGGCTTTGGGATTTGCAGGAATTGACCACGCTGGCAGCTGCACGATTTGTACAACGGCAGGGAGTACAACGGAGGGGACAGCATTCAAATACACCAGCTTCCGGCGTAACAGTCATCAGCGGGCAAAAGACCCTTCACATCCGGGCATCAGCGGGCGAAATCAGCAATCTGGCATTATGATCTTGCGATAG